The following DNA comes from Cytophagales bacterium.
AACTCATTAAACTCAGGATCACGATGTGTCCCGCTGTGATCGCCACAAAAAGTCGCACCATCAGGGAGATCGGCTTGGTGAACATACCGATGATCTCAACAGGAACAATGATCGGCTTCAATGCCATCGGTACACCCGGCGTATTGAAGATGTGTCCCCAGTAATGCTTGTTCCCACTTAGGTTAGTCAGCAAGAATGTTCCTACTGCCAGAACCATGGTTACCGCAATGTTTCCGGTCATATTTGCTGCGCCTGGTAAAAGCCCCAACAGGTTACCAAACCAGATGAAGAAAAACAGGGTCAACATATACGGTAGGTATCGTTCGTACTTTTTCTCACCAATGTTTGGCTTTACAATCTCATCTCTTACGAAAATGATGATCGGCTCAAAAAACGACTGAATGCCTTTTGGAGCTTTGCCTTCATTCTTTTTATACCCTCTTGCTACTGCAAAAAAGAGCAATAACATGATGGCTGCATCAATGAATATGAACAATACATTCTTGGTGATCGAAAAATCGATTGGGTGTGAACCGTCTTGGGCAGTAATGTGGCCGTGATCCATCACATAGCCATTATAAGGCACAGGATTGTGATGATCATCGAAGAAATTAGAAGAAGAGAAAACGTCCAGGCTTCCATGGTTATACAGGATCACGGGAAGGTGAACTTCGATACCATGTGCGATTTCCCAAACATGGGAATCCTTAATATGGTGATCAATCATTTCACCGGGATTGAAGCCTTCTTCTGAATCACCGCTTGCTGCCCAGGTATTGCCAGAAACGGCAAAAAGGAGAACAAGCACTAAAAGGTTGGTTTTCAACAGCTTAAAAGAATCTTTTAATAGGATTTTTTTCATTTCTCTTTGTTCCCCTGGGAATTCGGCCGCAAGTTAGCCAATACAATACTCAATTCAAATACCATGTATAACAAATAGACCACCATGAATTGGATGATCAACGGCCGTAAATCTTCAACCTTGAGCAGAATCAAGATCAATAGATAGAAAATGGCCGTAAGAAACCTCAAAGACACTGCCCCGATGGCATAAAGTGGCAGTCTGGGACGATCCTTTTCAGCTAAAGAAAGCAGCCATGAGATCAGTAAGGACTGTAAAAAAAAGAAGAGCACCATGTAAGGAAAATGGCTGTGCAATTCGATCAGTCCAAATCCATTCCAGAAATAGACTGCTACCAAAACCAATGAGATTCCAAGAGAGGTGAAAAGGTACTTCTTCACGGGTTCAATTTTTTAAAGAGATAGTAGATCGTTCCAGCAACACTGAATAAAACTGCCACAATGATGACCCATGGGATTTTATTCGCTAAATATTGATCGAGCTTGTAGCCGCCCCAAATGACCACTACATTGAATATGACCACCTCGAATGCCACTGAAGAAAGCCTTCGTGGATCGAAATCAGGATCAGCTTTGGGCCTGGAGGAGGGTGGCTTGTTCTTTTTTTCCAATTTTGATCTCTCTGGACTTCACACCCATCTTACAACCTCCGTTGAACAGTGCACCTGACTCCACGATCAATTTATCGGTAACAATGTCACCATCTATCACGGCTGTAGCTTTCAGGATCAATACATCCGTCACTTCGACGGTACCGGTTACGTGGCCTTCCACTTCAGCATTCTGCGCCACTACATTGCCTTCAACAACGGAAGACTGGCCAAAGACGGCCTTGGATTTGGTCTTCAGATCACCGACTAATTTTCCATCAATTCTTAAGTCTCCAAAGGTTTCGATGTTCCCTTGAATGACGGTGCCCTTCCCAATCATATTGGTGGACTTACTTAGCTCTTGTGTGTCCTTCTGTTCCTGCTTATTGAACATGAATTAATGAGTTTGCTGTCTAACTTAAAAGGAGAAGTAGTTTTCAGGATCGAGTGCATTGCCCCTGTGCCAAAGCTCAAAATGTAAATGAGGACCTGTAGTCAGCTCCCCGGTGTTGCCAACAATTGCAATAATCTCGCCTCCAGCGACAAAGCTACCAACGTTTTTCAATAATTCCGAATTGTGTTTGTACACTGAAATGAGGTTACCTCGGTTGTGTTGTATGCCCATTACGTATCCGTTATCTAGCGTCCAGGTAGAAAAAATGACAATCCCTTCAGCCACACTTTTCACGACTTCATTCTCCATGGCCGCGATATCTATCCCATAATGCCCATCTTTCGGACGAAAGCCGTCCACCTTGATCCCTTCAATGGGTGAGAAGAGATAGACATCAGAAAGTTCATTGCTTTCGTAAGAGGTGAACTGCAATATGTCCAGGTCTGTCTCGCCATATTCTGCTCTGAATTGTGAATCAACCTCTTGCAATGCGGGCTCGATCAATAATTGCGGGTCAGCATTGACTGATGCACTTCGGTCCGATAATGCAGCATAGATGCTGTCTTGTCCCTCAAAGATCAATCTCAAATTTTCGATATACCTGCCCTTAGCCTCTGTCTCATGTTGCAAAGAATCCAACCTTAAGGTCAGTTCCATCAACTGCCGGTTGGCAATCATTTGTGCATGTCGAGGGTCCAACCAGGCTTCCAGCACCTGCGAAACCAGATAAATGGATAGCAACAGGGAAATCAAAAATAAGCTCGCGATCAAAAGGATCACACGGGCATAGTTGAAACTGATCGTTCGCTTTTCCTGGAAGTTTTCCTCATCCCGGATGATCAACAAGTACCTGTTGGTCAGCCAACCTGACAATGTGCGCTTAGTCCCCAATCCTAAATTATTTTTTGAGCTTGCAAATATATCCAACCCAAATTTGCGATCCTTATAATTTCACAGACTGCAAGTAAACTACTCCCCTTATTAGCGGTAAGCGATGCGACCTAAATCACCTGAATTACGCTTATTTCATCTCTGAAAGTCAATTATTTTGACCGGGCCAAAGTAATTATCGTATGGAATAATCTGGGTTGATTCCACACTGTTTATTTTTACGACATATTATCATGTCCGAAATTTCGTTGTATAGGCACACAGACCAATTTCTCGTGAAAAGCTACCTAACTCTATTGTTGTTGGCGGTGCTCGTTCCAGCCTATGCCCAGGGTCCCATCCGCGCGACCTATAATAACGTAACAGCTCGCTATAATGCCTATTTCTATGCGAAACAGCGTATTTTGGAAGTAGAGACGGCACTTGCCGAAAACTATCAATGGAACTACAACCGGACGTTACCGATTTACCCGCAATACGACACTATATTTTCCCAATCACAGGAAACTGCCCTAGAGGATTGTATCAAAAAAGCTTCCATCAGCATTCAGCGGCATCCAGAATCCCGTTGGGAATTTGATTCTTATAATCTGGTGGGGAAAGCCCGGCTCTATGGATCTGAATTTGCCGAGGCGGTAAGGGTATTTAAATACGTCAACGTCAAAAGCGATAACAAGAACGAAAGACATGCTGCCCTGGTCGAATTGCTTAGGACATTCGTTGAAGCACAGGAGTTTTACAACGCTGAAGGTGTTTCTGACTTTTTGAACAAGGAGAAACTCAATGGCGAGAACTTAAGAAAGCTTTATTTGAACCGGGCTTATCTCTATCAGAAAAGAAAAGACAATGATAAAACCGTCGCCAATCTGGTTCTGGCAGAAGCCTTGATGCCAAATGGAAAGGAAAGAGGTCGGATCAATTTCATCATAGGTCAAATCTATCAGGAGCTTGGATTTGATGCTGAAGCGTATCGGTACTACAAAAACACACTCAAATCAGGGCCAGAGTACGAATTGGCCTTTTACACCAAGCTGAATATGGCCCAGGTGACTGAGCTCAACCGGAACAGTGAGCGCAGAAAGGTTGAAAAGTATTTCAAGAAGCTGTTGAGAGATCCTAAAAACCTGGAATACAAGGACAAGATCTACTACGAAATGGGGGCTTTCGAGTTGAAGCAGGGGAACCTCAACGAGGCCATCAAAAACTACAAATCTTCGGTGGCAAGTAGCATCAACAACAATCGTCAGAAATCCTATTCTTACTGGCAGTTGAGCAAGATCTACTATGACAGTCTGGCCAACTATGAGCAGGCAAAACTCTATTACGACTCCACCGTCGCTACAATGCCTCAAGACGAAGAGGCCTATGCATCCATCGCCGAACGGCAAAAAATCCTGGAAGAGTTCGTCAAACACATCAGCACCATCCGAGTCAATGATAGCTTGTTAACGCTTTCTGAAATGAACAGCGACGAATTAGACCTGATGCTGGATGAGATCATTGCCAAGGAGATTGACCGACAGAGTGAGGAGAAGAAACGACGTAAAAAAGAAGAACGAAGACAACAAACTCGAACCAATAATTTCAATGACCCGTCGGAAGCCGGGACCATCAGCACGAAAACTGAAGGGGTTTGGTATTTCTACAATAATACATCGGTTAGCAGGGGTCGCTCGGAATTTATCCGCAAATGGGGTCAACGCACATTAGAAGACAACTGGAGAAGGCGCAACAAAATCCCTGCAGAGAATGAAATAGCCTCTGCAGAACAGGCCATTGAAACCGGAGAGAGCGAGGATAGTAAAGAGAAAGAAGTAGCAGAAATTGATCCTGAAGCCATGAAAGAAAAGTTCATGTCAGGAATTCCTTTTAAACCAGAAGAAAAAGTCAAATTGCTCGGAGAGATCGAAGAGGCATATTACCAGGCAGGGAACATATATAACTTTCAGCTGGTAGAAAAAGAAAACGCTGTTGAAACGTTTGAAAAGCTGATCACGCGTTTTGATACGACTACATACAAACCAGAGGTACTTTACCAATTGTACTTACTCTATAAACCTCTGGATTCTACCAAATCATCAGATCGCGCCAACCAACTGCTTAGAGAGTTTCCGGAATCAATCTATGCAAAATTGATCTTCAACCCAAGATACAGAGAAGAGAACCTGGCCAAGAATCAGGCGGTGCAAAGGGCTTATGCATCTGCCTATGATCTGTTCTACGAAGGTGATCACAAGACTTCCATTTCAATTATTGATAGCACCCTTCAGGCCTATGAAGAAAGTGACTACCACGACAATTTGATTCTACTCAAAATTCTGAATATTGGTCGAACTGAAAACATCTATCAATATCAGTTCGAACTCAACAAATTCATCGTAGACCATCCGGACAGTGACATTGGCGACTATGCCCAGGAATTGGCAAAAGCGGCGGAAGATCATCAAATCAATCTATTCAGTAGTTCGAAAGGTAAGTATATCAAAAGCTTTGACCAGAGTCACTACTTCATCTTTGTTTACTCAAACCCCGAGTTATCCGAGACTTTACCGGATGAAATTCAGCAAATTATAACGGATCAGAACATGAAACTGACCAGCGCAAATCTGGTTCTCGATGAAAAATATTCGATGGTTTTGGTTAATGAGCTTCCTGGGAAATCCTCTGGCAAGGCCTTCCTTAAGATATTCAGTGAGAAATCTAACTTGAGGGAAAAATATAAGGACGAGATCTTCTATGAATTGGTCATCACCAAAGACAATTTCAATATTCTTTACGAGTCCAAAGACTTGAAGTCTTACCTGAATTTCTTTGATAAAAACTATCAATAATGGCACTAACGAAACGTACTAAGAGAACCATTTTTGTCATTTGGGCTTTGTTTATCCTGTTCTTTGGAGGAATAGCAACGACATTCCTGATGGTTCAAAACGATGCCTTTGGTTTATTTGGCGGCCTGCCTAGTTTGGAAGCGCTGGAGAAGCCAGATCCTGACCTCTCTTCTGAATTATTTAGTGCAGATGGCGTTTCTTTAGGTAAATATTTTCGAACCAACCGTACTCCTGTCACCTATGACGAGCTTTCCTCAGAGCTCATCAACACGTTGATGGTAACGGAAGATGTTCGCTTCAAAGAACATTCGGGTATTGATCTAATCTCCTTGTTGCGTGCCGCTTCCGGGGTATTAACAGGCCAATTTAAAGGTGGTGGAAGTACTTTGACCATGCAGTTGGCAGAAAACCTTTACAAAACCTCTACTGCCAACAGAGGGTCTCTTTACAGTATTCGAGTAGCAGGATCTGTTGTTACGAAATTGAAAGAATACATCATCGCTGTAAAACTGGAACAGGCGTACACGAAGGAAGAAATTCTGGCGATGTACCTTAATACGGTACCGTTTGGCTCCAACTCCTTCGGCATCAAAGTAGCAGCAAAGACATTCTTCAATAAGTTGCCATCACAACTCTCTTACAAGGAAGCTGCGGTATTGGTCGGTTCCATCAATGCACCTACGCGTTACAATCCTGTTTACAATCCGGACAATGCCAAGGCCAAACGTACAGAGGTACTTTACAATCTTTATCGATACAACATTATTGACCGAAACACCTTTGATAGTTTAGATGCTGAACCATTTGGATTGAGTTATAAGGTGGATAACCAAAATGAGGGATTAGCTACCTATTTCCGGTCCGTCATCAGGAATTTCCTTTTATCATGGACCAAAGAAAATGGTTATGACCTTTATGATGACGGACTCAAGATCTACACAACCCTAGATAGTCGTTTGCAGGCCTATGCGGAAGCAGCCATGGAACAATCCATGGATACTTTACAAGCCTATTTCATCGAACACCTGGAAGGAGACATGCCCTGGATAGATCAGGATGGTGAAGTGATAGAAGACTTTATCCAGGGTCAATTGGAACGATACTCCCCGCATTATAAACGCCTGGCCAAAAAATACGGTGATCAACAGGATTCCATTGATTTCTACATCCATGAGAAGCGGAAAATGCGGGTCTTCAGCTGGGACGGTGAAATAGACACTCTGTTCAGTACGTATGATTCCATGTACTATTACAAGCACTTCCTTCAGGCTGGATTCATGGCCATGGAACCCAAAACCGGACATATCAAAGCGTGGGTAGGTGGCATCAATCATAAATTCTTCAAATACGACCATGTACAGCGTGGGAAAAGACAACCGGGATCCACCTTCAAACCCATCGTCTACACTGCTGCCATTGACAATGGCTACTCTCCATGTTATCCTGTAGTAGATGCTGCCGTAACCTTCTCATTGCCCGGTCAGGATCCACCAACCTGGACACCAGACAATGCCAATAACATTTTCACCGGTGAAAAAATGACCGTTCGGCGCGCCATGGCCGCCTCCGTGAATAGTGCCACCGCCTTTATCATGAAAAACATAGGCCCGGAAACGGTTGTGCGATACGCAAGGTACTTAGGTATTGAAAGTCCATTGGCTCCGGTTCCGGTATTGTGTCTAGGTGCTGCAGGTGAAGTCTCATTATATGAAATGCTTGGCGCTTATAGCACATTCGCAAACAAAGGGAATTACACGAAGCCATTTTACATTTCAAGGATTGAAGACCAGAATGGCAATGTGCTACAGCAATTCGTACCAGAGCCCAAGGAAGCCCTTAACGAGGAAACAGCTTATCTGATGCTACACATGCTCAAGGGAGCTGTAGAAGAAGAAGGGGGCAGTGCTCGTGCATTGGATTGGCGAATAACCTACGAAAATGACTTTGGCGCCAAAACCGGAACCACACAAAATGCCTCTGATGGCTGGTTCATTGGCGTGACACATGACCTGGTAGCTGGTGCCTGGGTCGGTGGAGATAACCGCAGTATTCACTTTAAACACTGGGCTCAGGGTCAGGGAGCGAGAACAGCCCGACCTATTTATGAAAAATTCATGTTGCAGGTATATGAGGACAAATCACTGCCTTACGAAAAAGGAGTATTTGAAAAACCACTGCAACCTCTTTCTGTTGAATTGGATTGCAGCCTGTATGAAAACGATGCAGCATCAGATTCACTTGCTCTACCTGCTGTGAATGCGGATGAATTTTAGTGAGTAAATGAACACTCAGAAACTAGAAAGGACGCAATATAACCTACTTCCTGACGATCCTGGCGTCTACCGATTCTTCGATGAAGAAGGAATTATTTACGTTGGCAAAGCCAAGAATCTCAAGAAGCGCGTATCCAGCTATTTTACAAAAAACGATCACAATCGTAAGACCTATCGCTTAGTTCAGGAAATCCATTATATCCAGGTAACAGTAGTTAACTCTGAGTTTGACGCCTTACTCCTGGAGAATAGTCTGATTAAAGAAAATCAGCCGAAATACAATATCCTGCTTAAGGATGACAAAAGCTTTCCTAGCATTTGCATAACTAACGAACGATTTCCCAGGATCTATTCTACCCGTCGAATAGATCGCAGCAAAGGCCAGTATTTTGGTCCTTATACCAGTGTGAAGGCCATGAACAATGTTTTGGACCTGATCCGCAAGCTATATAAGATTCGTACTTGCAATTTCAATCTGTCCGAAACCAATATTGCTAAAGGGAAATTCAAAGTTTGTCTGGAGTACCATATTGGTAATTGTTTGGGGCCATGCGAAGGCCTACAGCAAGAACACGAATACATGGTTGAGATTGCTCAGGCTAAAGAAATTCTGAAAGGCAACATCAGCCCTATCCGGAAATCGTTTCTTGGCCAGATGCAGGAAGCTGCTACTGAACTCAATTTTGAATTGGCTCAATCCTTTAAGGTCAAGTTGGAATATTTAGAGAAGTTCCAGGTCAAATCGCTCATTGTCCAACAGAAATTTACTAATCTGGATGTCTTCACCATCCTCCATGATGAACCCAAATCTTACATCAATTACATGATGATCGAAGAGGGTACTATCAAAATCTCTGAGACAGTAGAAGTCAAAAACAATCTTAATAACTCACCTGAAGACATTTTACAGTATTCTATGCTGGCACTTCGTGACAAATATCAAAGCTCGAATAAAGAAGTGCTTACCAATATAGAATTAGAAGACTGGCCGGAAGTCAGTATGATCGTTCCAAAAATTGGTGACAAGAAAAAGCTGATTGATCTTTCTCTGAAGAATGCTTTTATGTCCAAACGGGAAAAGCAGGCACAAGCAGAAAACATCAAAAACAAGCCTAATCATGCGTTGATTGAGCTCAAGAAAGAATTGCAGCTTACGGAGATGCCCTACCACATCGAATGTTTTGATAACTCAAACATTCAGGGAACACATCCCGTAGCTTCCATGGTCTGCTTCAAAAATGGCAAGCCTTCTAAAAAAGATTATCGAAAATTCAACATTAAAACGGTTGTAGGACCGGACGATTTTTCATCGATGTATGAGATCGTCACGCGTCGATATTCTAAACTTCTAAATGAAGGACTACCTTTCCCAAAACTGGTGGTGATTGACGGTGGAAAAGGTCAATTGGGTGCTGCTGTAAAGGCCTTGAAAGACCTGGGTGTTTATGGAGAAATCCCTATTTGTGGTATTGCGAAAAGGCTGGAAGAAATCTATGTACCCAACGATCCCATTCCTTTACACATTAGTAAGAAATCCGAAGCATTAAAGTTATTGCAACATGCCAGAGACGAGGCGCACCGATTTGCGATTACCTTCCACCGCCAGAAACGTTCTAAGACAAGCTTAAAGTCGGAATTAGATGAAATCAAAGGTATAGGCCAAAACACCCGTGAATTGTTATTTAGGGAATTTGGCAGTGTGGAGAAAATGAAAAAAGCGGATTTCGAGCAATTGAGCGCTGCCGTAGGTCCCAGCAAAGCACAACTCTTGAAATCCGCTTTTAAGAAGTAAAAACTTCTTAGTATTCTTTTATGCACCGAACACTATTTCGGTGATAGTTTCCAATGGTCCCGTGAAACACGTCAGGAGTATCTTCGATAGTAATCAAACCAGCAGTATTGGAAGATCGGTTTTCCGAATCCCAATAGTTACCACTTCGTCCTACGTTATTGTAGACTTCTCCCGGGTCTCCAAATCCACCTAACTTCAGATTCATTCCACTTTCCCCTCCTTCTCTTAATGCCGGAGAAGCGTTATCCATACCACCAAACTTTGATGCTAAAAAGGACCAGTCCTTGATAGTAGGTAATCTCCACCCTTCAGGGCAAGCTTCCAAAGCAGCATCAAACGTATAGAGACGGCCATAAACTTCACAATACGCAGGCTCATTCGAATAGCAAAAGGAAGATTCCGTTTCATAATTCAAATTCTCAATCATCCACGTACGTTTTACAGATACTCCACCAACAAGTGGGATATCATAGGTGACGATTTTGTAAGTTTTCCCGTCTCTGCTGTCAGTAAGGGTAGATTCCTCCTGAGCCAATACGCAGAAGGAA
Coding sequences within:
- the atpB gene encoding F0F1 ATP synthase subunit A, with amino-acid sequence MKKILLKDSFKLLKTNLLVLVLLFAVSGNTWAASGDSEEGFNPGEMIDHHIKDSHVWEIAHGIEVHLPVILYNHGSLDVFSSSNFFDDHHNPVPYNGYVMDHGHITAQDGSHPIDFSITKNVLFIFIDAAIMLLLFFAVARGYKKNEGKAPKGIQSFFEPIIIFVRDEIVKPNIGEKKYERYLPYMLTLFFFIWFGNLLGLLPGAANMTGNIAVTMVLAVGTFLLTNLSGNKHYWGHIFNTPGVPMALKPIIVPVEIIGMFTKPISLMVRLFVAITAGHIVILSLMSLTFIFHSYAVGIGSTLVVTIITFIEILVATIQAYVFTMFSSMYIGMAVDDHH
- a CDS encoding AtpZ/AtpI family protein, with the protein product MEKKNKPPSSRPKADPDFDPRRLSSVAFEVVIFNVVVIWGGYKLDQYLANKIPWVIIVAVLFSVAGTIYYLFKKLNP
- a CDS encoding polymer-forming cytoskeletal protein, which translates into the protein MFNKQEQKDTQELSKSTNMIGKGTVIQGNIETFGDLRIDGKLVGDLKTKSKAVFGQSSVVEGNVVAQNAEVEGHVTGTVEVTDVLILKATAVIDGDIVTDKLIVESGALFNGGCKMGVKSREIKIGKKEQATLLQAQS
- a CDS encoding M23 family metallopeptidase, which produces MGTKRTLSGWLTNRYLLIIRDEENFQEKRTISFNYARVILLIASLFLISLLLSIYLVSQVLEAWLDPRHAQMIANRQLMELTLRLDSLQHETEAKGRYIENLRLIFEGQDSIYAALSDRSASVNADPQLLIEPALQEVDSQFRAEYGETDLDILQFTSYESNELSDVYLFSPIEGIKVDGFRPKDGHYGIDIAAMENEVVKSVAEGIVIFSTWTLDNGYVMGIQHNRGNLISVYKHNSELLKNVGSFVAGGEIIAIVGNTGELTTGPHLHFELWHRGNALDPENYFSF
- a CDS encoding transglycosylase domain-containing protein produces the protein MALTKRTKRTIFVIWALFILFFGGIATTFLMVQNDAFGLFGGLPSLEALEKPDPDLSSELFSADGVSLGKYFRTNRTPVTYDELSSELINTLMVTEDVRFKEHSGIDLISLLRAASGVLTGQFKGGGSTLTMQLAENLYKTSTANRGSLYSIRVAGSVVTKLKEYIIAVKLEQAYTKEEILAMYLNTVPFGSNSFGIKVAAKTFFNKLPSQLSYKEAAVLVGSINAPTRYNPVYNPDNAKAKRTEVLYNLYRYNIIDRNTFDSLDAEPFGLSYKVDNQNEGLATYFRSVIRNFLLSWTKENGYDLYDDGLKIYTTLDSRLQAYAEAAMEQSMDTLQAYFIEHLEGDMPWIDQDGEVIEDFIQGQLERYSPHYKRLAKKYGDQQDSIDFYIHEKRKMRVFSWDGEIDTLFSTYDSMYYYKHFLQAGFMAMEPKTGHIKAWVGGINHKFFKYDHVQRGKRQPGSTFKPIVYTAAIDNGYSPCYPVVDAAVTFSLPGQDPPTWTPDNANNIFTGEKMTVRRAMAASVNSATAFIMKNIGPETVVRYARYLGIESPLAPVPVLCLGAAGEVSLYEMLGAYSTFANKGNYTKPFYISRIEDQNGNVLQQFVPEPKEALNEETAYLMLHMLKGAVEEEGGSARALDWRITYENDFGAKTGTTQNASDGWFIGVTHDLVAGAWVGGDNRSIHFKHWAQGQGARTARPIYEKFMLQVYEDKSLPYEKGVFEKPLQPLSVELDCSLYENDAASDSLALPAVNADEF
- the uvrC gene encoding excinuclease ABC subunit UvrC — translated: MNTQKLERTQYNLLPDDPGVYRFFDEEGIIYVGKAKNLKKRVSSYFTKNDHNRKTYRLVQEIHYIQVTVVNSEFDALLLENSLIKENQPKYNILLKDDKSFPSICITNERFPRIYSTRRIDRSKGQYFGPYTSVKAMNNVLDLIRKLYKIRTCNFNLSETNIAKGKFKVCLEYHIGNCLGPCEGLQQEHEYMVEIAQAKEILKGNISPIRKSFLGQMQEAATELNFELAQSFKVKLEYLEKFQVKSLIVQQKFTNLDVFTILHDEPKSYINYMMIEEGTIKISETVEVKNNLNNSPEDILQYSMLALRDKYQSSNKEVLTNIELEDWPEVSMIVPKIGDKKKLIDLSLKNAFMSKREKQAQAENIKNKPNHALIELKKELQLTEMPYHIECFDNSNIQGTHPVASMVCFKNGKPSKKDYRKFNIKTVVGPDDFSSMYEIVTRRYSKLLNEGLPFPKLVVIDGGKGQLGAAVKALKDLGVYGEIPICGIAKRLEEIYVPNDPIPLHISKKSEALKLLQHARDEAHRFAITFHRQKRSKTSLKSELDEIKGIGQNTRELLFREFGSVEKMKKADFEQLSAAVGPSKAQLLKSAFKK
- a CDS encoding FISUMP domain-containing protein — protein: MKSIFALLFVLCSFCVLAQEESTLTDSRDGKTYKIVTYDIPLVGGVSVKRTWMIENLNYETESSFCYSNEPAYCEVYGRLYTFDAALEACPEGWRLPTIKDWSFLASKFGGMDNASPALREGGESGMNLKLGGFGDPGEVYNNVGRSGNYWDSENRSSNTAGLITIEDTPDVFHGTIGNYHRNSVRCIKEY